The following are from one region of the Littorina saxatilis isolate snail1 linkage group LG2, US_GU_Lsax_2.0, whole genome shotgun sequence genome:
- the LOC138958133 gene encoding uncharacterized protein: MGLDLELFEEEVPEELICAVCNKVLVHPVESTCTHLFCGACLKKRLKKEETRTCPKCDTRLNHKTKAPSVPLKVRLLNLLIRCSYDCEKICKLSEMPDHVSEECPRAPVACPHMQNGCWMKVRRGELEEHVGECQHRKVNCEACGQRIVFIDLFTHQSRKKCLEKKLRQQLIKAIRETNSDVRQHKRFLDHQHVRLEQQQRQLFMDHFRQTNPAARNQHNYLYNGSRGSSNESVDYAASESPRPVHVATLPMPAETSRSDSERLHANANTTLRPDSERLHANANATLRPHSEELQVSASQIMTSHPELERLHTNAFMTSGLRRTEDGEMTIVFNTPSPSRADQPLVLTCRTCNRPFREPHNSPHSCRWHAGVSCFYFFLIFFFGGVGVSFDLLHVLIAKVYLFFLSVFFCFFLGNILRAAGWVFLLRDLFAKDSVLFVLGPG, translated from the exons ATGGGTTTAGACCTAGAACTCTTCGAGGAAGAAGTCCCGGAAGAGCTGATCTGTGCCGTGTGCAACAAAGTGCTGGTGCACCCAGTTGAGAGCACATGCACCCATCTGTTCTGCGGTGCGTGTCTCAAGAAACGTCTCAAGAAGGAGGAGACACGCACGTGCCCGAAGTGCGACACACGTCTGAACCACAAGACCAAGGCGCCGTCTGTCCCGCTCAAAGTCAGACTGCTCAACCTCCTCATCCGATGCAGCTATGACTGTGAAAAG ATCTGCAAGCTGTCGGAGATGCCAGACCACGTGTCGGAGGAGTGTCCGCGCGCGCCCGTCGCGTGCCCCCACATGCAGAACGGGTGCTGGATGAAGGTGAGGCGGGGGGAGCTGGAGGAGCACGTGGGGGAGTGTCAACACCGCAAGGTCAACTGCGAGGCGTGTGGACAACGCATCGTCTTCATCGACCTCTTCACGCACCAGAGCCGCAAGAAATGCCTGGAGAAGAAGCTCCGGCAGCAGCTCATCAAAGCCATCAG GGAAACCAACTCGGACGTGAGGCAACACAAACGGTTCCTGGACCACCAACACGTCCGCCTGGAACAGCAGCAACGACAACTCTTCATGGACCACTTCAGGCAGACCAACCCTGCCGCCAGAAACCAACACAACTACCTCTACAACGGCAGCAGAGGCAGCAGCAACGAATCTGTCGATTACGCCGCTTCTGAAAGCCCTCGTCCTGTACATGTCGCGACACTACCAATGCCGGCTGAAACATCCCGTTCTGATTCAGAGCGGCTGCATGCCAATGCGAACACGACTCTTCGTCCGGATTCAGAGCGGTTGCATGCCAACGCGAACGCGACGCTTCGTCCGCATTCTGAGGAGTTGCAGGTGAGCGCGTCACAAAtcatgacgtcacatccggaaTTGGAGCGGCTGCACACGAACGCGTTCATGACGTCCGGCTTGCGGCGGACGGAGGACGGCGAGATGACCATTGTGTTTAACACGCCCAGCCCGTCGAGGGCCGACCAGCCCCTGGTTCTGACCTGTCGGACCTGCAACAGACCGTTCCGTGAGCCCCACAACTCTCCGCACTCCTGTCGCTGGCATGCTGGGGtgagttgtttttatttttttttaatttttttttttgggggggtgggggtgagttTTGATTTGTTGCATGTTTTAATTGCCaaagtttatttattttttctaagtgtttttttttgtttttttttaggtaACATCCTTCGCGCGGCTGGGTGGGTTTTCCTTTTGCGTGATTTATTTGCCAAAGacagtgttttgtttgttttggggcccgggtag
- the LOC138958134 gene encoding oxidized purine nucleoside triphosphate hydrolase-like isoform X1, which produces MSRIWPGTTRSSRHTPSLRHCFMTPNIEKMTTRKLLSLVFVREASKILLGYKKRGFGQGWWNGFGGKVEKGETIMQGALRELTEESGLIGDSLEEIGLLTFEFEGDPVLLEVHVFSTTKFSGKPEETEEMRPAWFDIQDIPFKKMWSDDVLWFPLMLKGSKFKGYFLFKGLHDILKYKLDEVDKIEY; this is translated from the exons ATGTCAAGGATATGGCCAGGGACAACCCGTTCCAGTCGGCATACACCATCGCTGAGACACTGCTTCATGACACCCA ATATTGAGAAGATGACGACAAGAAAACTCTTATCTCTGGTCTTTGTTCGGGAAGCCTCCAAGATTCTCCTTGGTTACAAGAAGCGAGGTTTCGGCCAAGGCTGGTGGAACGGCTTTGGCGGCAAGGTGGAGAAAGGAGAGACCATAATGCAAGGTGCTCTCAG GGAACTGACAGAAGAGTCCGGGCTAATAGGTGACAGCCTTGAAGAGATCGGACTCCTGACGTTTGAGTTTGAGGGTGATCCTGTTCTCCTGGAAGTTCATGTTTTCTCCACCACTAAATTCTCTGGAAAGCCTGAAGAAACAGAAG aGATGAGACCAGCCTGGTTTGACATTCAAGACATCCCCTTCAAGAAGATGTGGTCAGACGATGTGCTATGGTTTCCTCTCATGCTAAAAGGATCTAAGTTCAAAGGCTACTTTCTATTCAAAGGACTCCATGATATATTGAAATACAAATTAGATGAGGTGGACAAAATTGAATACTAA
- the LOC138958134 gene encoding oxidized purine nucleoside triphosphate hydrolase-like isoform X2, translating into MTTRKLLSLVFVREASKILLGYKKRGFGQGWWNGFGGKVEKGETIMQGALRELTEESGLIGDSLEEIGLLTFEFEGDPVLLEVHVFSTTKFSGKPEETEEMRPAWFDIQDIPFKKMWSDDVLWFPLMLKGSKFKGYFLFKGLHDILKYKLDEVDKIEY; encoded by the exons ATGACGACAAGAAAACTCTTATCTCTGGTCTTTGTTCGGGAAGCCTCCAAGATTCTCCTTGGTTACAAGAAGCGAGGTTTCGGCCAAGGCTGGTGGAACGGCTTTGGCGGCAAGGTGGAGAAAGGAGAGACCATAATGCAAGGTGCTCTCAG GGAACTGACAGAAGAGTCCGGGCTAATAGGTGACAGCCTTGAAGAGATCGGACTCCTGACGTTTGAGTTTGAGGGTGATCCTGTTCTCCTGGAAGTTCATGTTTTCTCCACCACTAAATTCTCTGGAAAGCCTGAAGAAACAGAAG aGATGAGACCAGCCTGGTTTGACATTCAAGACATCCCCTTCAAGAAGATGTGGTCAGACGATGTGCTATGGTTTCCTCTCATGCTAAAAGGATCTAAGTTCAAAGGCTACTTTCTATTCAAAGGACTCCATGATATATTGAAATACAAATTAGATGAGGTGGACAAAATTGAATACTAA
- the LOC138958137 gene encoding COP9 signalosome complex subunit 1-like isoform X3 — MPLPLQQGLFQGQAAVEPMQVDGAPEENDNIEEEPQYTVENPSLDLEQHASQYTGLARLHRLMFIADHCPSLRVEGLRMALNYVMTTYNTNLYGIIHRKLQEAVSSSSSLPDAVAGSVHNVPPLDVPWMETTAKKAAFKLEKLDTDLKNYKSNSIKESIRRGHDDLGDHYLDCGDLTNALKCYSRARDYCTNPKHVVNMCLNVIKVSVYLQNWSHVLSYVNKAEATPDSEQSTTKEANLTVQSRLKCAAGLADLATRKYKSAAKHFLQANFDHCDFPELLSPSNVATYGALCALASFDRQELQHNVIGSSSFKQFLELEPQLRDILHNFYESKYAKCLKLLGDIKDNLLLDLYLAPHVSPLYTQIRNRALCQYFSPYLSADMRKMASAFNTSVGALEDELMQLILEGQINARIDSHNKILYAKDIDQRSSTFEKSLTVGRDYQRRTKALILRAAVLKNQIHVKSPPREGGQGGEMSIAPGSASAARN; from the exons ATGCCGTTGCCACTACAGCAAGGATTGTTTCAG GGCCAAGCAGCAGTGGAACCAATGCAAGTTGACGGAGCCCCTGAGGAGAATGACAACATTGAAGAGGAGCCACAGTACACAGTGGAAAACCCATCCCTG GACCTGGAGCAGCATGCCTCCCAGTACACGGGGCTGGCCCGCCTGCACCGCCTCATGTTCATCGCTGACCACTGTCCGTCGCTCAGGGTGGAGGGGCTGCGCATGGCCTTGAACTACGTCATGACCACCTACAACACCAACCTCTACGGCATCATCCACCGCAAGCTGCAGGAGGCAGTGTCATC CAGCAGCAGTTTACCGGATGCGGTGGCGGGGTCAGTGCACAATGTGCCCCCACTGGACGTGCCCTGGATGGAAACCACTGCCAAGAAAGCCGCCTTCAAGCTGGAGAAACTGGATACTGACCTGAAGAACTACAAGAGCAACTCCATCAAGGAAAGCATAAg ACGAGGACATGATGACCTAGGCGACCATTACTTAGACTGCGGTGACCTTACTAACGCCCTCAAGTGTTATTCCCGTGCCCGCGACTACTGTACTAACCCCAAGCACGTAGTCAACATGTGTCTAAATGTGATAAAG GTTAGCGTGTATTTACAAAATTGGTCTCATGTGCTGAGCTATGTCAACAAAGCGGAAGCCACTCCAGACTCAGAG CAGAGTACGACGAAGGAAGCCAACCTAACGGTGCAAAGTCGGTTGAAATGTGCGGCAGGGTTGGCGGACCTGGCCACACGCAAGTACAAGTCTGCTGCCAAACACTTCCTGCAAGCAAACTTTGACCACTGTGATTTCCCTGAG CTTCTCTCCCCTTCCAACGTTGCAACCTACGGTGCTTTGTGTGCTCTGGCCTCCTTCGACAGGCAGGAGTTGCAACACAACGTTATAGGTAGCAG ttCCTTTAAACAGTTCCTTGAGCTAGAGCCCCAGTTGCGAGACATCCTGCACAACTTCTATGAGTCTAAGTACGCTAAATGCCTGAAGCTGCTGGGCGACATCAAGGACAACCTGCTGCTCGACCTCTACCTGGCCCCACATGTGTCCCCCCTCTACACACAGATCAGGAACAGAGCCCTGTGTCAG TACTTCAGCCCCTACCTATCAGCAGACATGCGCAAGATGGCGTCAGCGTTCAACACGTCGGTCGGGGCTCTGGAGGATGAACTGATGCAGCTGATACTGGAGGGGCAGATCAACGCTCGCATTGACTCACACAACAAG ATTCTCTACGCCAAAGATATAGACCAGAGAAGTAGCACCTTTGAAAAATCCCTGACTGTTGGTAGAGATTATCAACGTAGAACAAAG GCTCTGATTCTGAGGGCAGCGGTGTTGAAAAACCAGATTCATGTCAAG
- the LOC138958137 gene encoding COP9 signalosome complex subunit 1-like isoform X1, producing the protein MPLPLQQGLFQGQAAVEPMQVDGAPEENDNIEEEPQYTVENPSLLLCAQDLEQHASQYTGLARLHRLMFIADHCPSLRVEGLRMALNYVMTTYNTNLYGIIHRKLQEAVSSSSSLPDAVAGSVHNVPPLDVPWMETTAKKAAFKLEKLDTDLKNYKSNSIKESIRRGHDDLGDHYLDCGDLTNALKCYSRARDYCTNPKHVVNMCLNVIKVSVYLQNWSHVLSYVNKAEATPDSEQSTTKEANLTVQSRLKCAAGLADLATRKYKSAAKHFLQANFDHCDFPELLSPSNVATYGALCALASFDRQELQHNVIGSSSFKQFLELEPQLRDILHNFYESKYAKCLKLLGDIKDNLLLDLYLAPHVSPLYTQIRNRALCQYFSPYLSADMRKMASAFNTSVGALEDELMQLILEGQINARIDSHNKILYAKDIDQRSSTFEKSLTVGRDYQRRTKALILRAAVLKNQIHVKSPPREGGQGGEMSIAPGSASAARN; encoded by the exons ATGCCGTTGCCACTACAGCAAGGATTGTTTCAG GGCCAAGCAGCAGTGGAACCAATGCAAGTTGACGGAGCCCCTGAGGAGAATGACAACATTGAAGAGGAGCCACAGTACACAGTGGAAAACCCATCCCTG TTGTTGTGCGCACAGGACCTGGAGCAGCATGCCTCCCAGTACACGGGGCTGGCCCGCCTGCACCGCCTCATGTTCATCGCTGACCACTGTCCGTCGCTCAGGGTGGAGGGGCTGCGCATGGCCTTGAACTACGTCATGACCACCTACAACACCAACCTCTACGGCATCATCCACCGCAAGCTGCAGGAGGCAGTGTCATC CAGCAGCAGTTTACCGGATGCGGTGGCGGGGTCAGTGCACAATGTGCCCCCACTGGACGTGCCCTGGATGGAAACCACTGCCAAGAAAGCCGCCTTCAAGCTGGAGAAACTGGATACTGACCTGAAGAACTACAAGAGCAACTCCATCAAGGAAAGCATAAg ACGAGGACATGATGACCTAGGCGACCATTACTTAGACTGCGGTGACCTTACTAACGCCCTCAAGTGTTATTCCCGTGCCCGCGACTACTGTACTAACCCCAAGCACGTAGTCAACATGTGTCTAAATGTGATAAAG GTTAGCGTGTATTTACAAAATTGGTCTCATGTGCTGAGCTATGTCAACAAAGCGGAAGCCACTCCAGACTCAGAG CAGAGTACGACGAAGGAAGCCAACCTAACGGTGCAAAGTCGGTTGAAATGTGCGGCAGGGTTGGCGGACCTGGCCACACGCAAGTACAAGTCTGCTGCCAAACACTTCCTGCAAGCAAACTTTGACCACTGTGATTTCCCTGAG CTTCTCTCCCCTTCCAACGTTGCAACCTACGGTGCTTTGTGTGCTCTGGCCTCCTTCGACAGGCAGGAGTTGCAACACAACGTTATAGGTAGCAG ttCCTTTAAACAGTTCCTTGAGCTAGAGCCCCAGTTGCGAGACATCCTGCACAACTTCTATGAGTCTAAGTACGCTAAATGCCTGAAGCTGCTGGGCGACATCAAGGACAACCTGCTGCTCGACCTCTACCTGGCCCCACATGTGTCCCCCCTCTACACACAGATCAGGAACAGAGCCCTGTGTCAG TACTTCAGCCCCTACCTATCAGCAGACATGCGCAAGATGGCGTCAGCGTTCAACACGTCGGTCGGGGCTCTGGAGGATGAACTGATGCAGCTGATACTGGAGGGGCAGATCAACGCTCGCATTGACTCACACAACAAG ATTCTCTACGCCAAAGATATAGACCAGAGAAGTAGCACCTTTGAAAAATCCCTGACTGTTGGTAGAGATTATCAACGTAGAACAAAG GCTCTGATTCTGAGGGCAGCGGTGTTGAAAAACCAGATTCATGTCAAG
- the LOC138958137 gene encoding COP9 signalosome complex subunit 1-like isoform X2 — MPLPLQQGLFQGQAAVEPMQVDGAPEENDNIEEEPQYTVENPSLLLCAQDLEQHASQYTGLARLHRLMFIADHCPSLRVEGLRMALNYVMTTYNTNLYGIIHRKLQEAVSSSSSLPDAVAGSVHNVPPLDVPWMETTAKKAAFKLEKLDTDLKNYKSNSIKESIRRGHDDLGDHYLDCGDLTNALKCYSRARDYCTNPKHVVNMCLNVIKVSVYLQNWSHVLSYVNKAEATPDSESTTKEANLTVQSRLKCAAGLADLATRKYKSAAKHFLQANFDHCDFPELLSPSNVATYGALCALASFDRQELQHNVIGSSSFKQFLELEPQLRDILHNFYESKYAKCLKLLGDIKDNLLLDLYLAPHVSPLYTQIRNRALCQYFSPYLSADMRKMASAFNTSVGALEDELMQLILEGQINARIDSHNKILYAKDIDQRSSTFEKSLTVGRDYQRRTKALILRAAVLKNQIHVKSPPREGGQGGEMSIAPGSASAARN, encoded by the exons ATGCCGTTGCCACTACAGCAAGGATTGTTTCAG GGCCAAGCAGCAGTGGAACCAATGCAAGTTGACGGAGCCCCTGAGGAGAATGACAACATTGAAGAGGAGCCACAGTACACAGTGGAAAACCCATCCCTG TTGTTGTGCGCACAGGACCTGGAGCAGCATGCCTCCCAGTACACGGGGCTGGCCCGCCTGCACCGCCTCATGTTCATCGCTGACCACTGTCCGTCGCTCAGGGTGGAGGGGCTGCGCATGGCCTTGAACTACGTCATGACCACCTACAACACCAACCTCTACGGCATCATCCACCGCAAGCTGCAGGAGGCAGTGTCATC CAGCAGCAGTTTACCGGATGCGGTGGCGGGGTCAGTGCACAATGTGCCCCCACTGGACGTGCCCTGGATGGAAACCACTGCCAAGAAAGCCGCCTTCAAGCTGGAGAAACTGGATACTGACCTGAAGAACTACAAGAGCAACTCCATCAAGGAAAGCATAAg ACGAGGACATGATGACCTAGGCGACCATTACTTAGACTGCGGTGACCTTACTAACGCCCTCAAGTGTTATTCCCGTGCCCGCGACTACTGTACTAACCCCAAGCACGTAGTCAACATGTGTCTAAATGTGATAAAG GTTAGCGTGTATTTACAAAATTGGTCTCATGTGCTGAGCTATGTCAACAAAGCGGAAGCCACTCCAGACTCAGAG AGTACGACGAAGGAAGCCAACCTAACGGTGCAAAGTCGGTTGAAATGTGCGGCAGGGTTGGCGGACCTGGCCACACGCAAGTACAAGTCTGCTGCCAAACACTTCCTGCAAGCAAACTTTGACCACTGTGATTTCCCTGAG CTTCTCTCCCCTTCCAACGTTGCAACCTACGGTGCTTTGTGTGCTCTGGCCTCCTTCGACAGGCAGGAGTTGCAACACAACGTTATAGGTAGCAG ttCCTTTAAACAGTTCCTTGAGCTAGAGCCCCAGTTGCGAGACATCCTGCACAACTTCTATGAGTCTAAGTACGCTAAATGCCTGAAGCTGCTGGGCGACATCAAGGACAACCTGCTGCTCGACCTCTACCTGGCCCCACATGTGTCCCCCCTCTACACACAGATCAGGAACAGAGCCCTGTGTCAG TACTTCAGCCCCTACCTATCAGCAGACATGCGCAAGATGGCGTCAGCGTTCAACACGTCGGTCGGGGCTCTGGAGGATGAACTGATGCAGCTGATACTGGAGGGGCAGATCAACGCTCGCATTGACTCACACAACAAG ATTCTCTACGCCAAAGATATAGACCAGAGAAGTAGCACCTTTGAAAAATCCCTGACTGTTGGTAGAGATTATCAACGTAGAACAAAG GCTCTGATTCTGAGGGCAGCGGTGTTGAAAAACCAGATTCATGTCAAG
- the LOC138958137 gene encoding COP9 signalosome complex subunit 1-like isoform X4 has protein sequence MPLPLQQGLFQGQAAVEPMQVDGAPEENDNIEEEPQYTVENPSLDLEQHASQYTGLARLHRLMFIADHCPSLRVEGLRMALNYVMTTYNTNLYGIIHRKLQEAVSSSSSLPDAVAGSVHNVPPLDVPWMETTAKKAAFKLEKLDTDLKNYKSNSIKESIRRGHDDLGDHYLDCGDLTNALKCYSRARDYCTNPKHVVNMCLNVIKVSVYLQNWSHVLSYVNKAEATPDSESTTKEANLTVQSRLKCAAGLADLATRKYKSAAKHFLQANFDHCDFPELLSPSNVATYGALCALASFDRQELQHNVIGSSSFKQFLELEPQLRDILHNFYESKYAKCLKLLGDIKDNLLLDLYLAPHVSPLYTQIRNRALCQYFSPYLSADMRKMASAFNTSVGALEDELMQLILEGQINARIDSHNKILYAKDIDQRSSTFEKSLTVGRDYQRRTKALILRAAVLKNQIHVKSPPREGGQGGEMSIAPGSASAARN, from the exons ATGCCGTTGCCACTACAGCAAGGATTGTTTCAG GGCCAAGCAGCAGTGGAACCAATGCAAGTTGACGGAGCCCCTGAGGAGAATGACAACATTGAAGAGGAGCCACAGTACACAGTGGAAAACCCATCCCTG GACCTGGAGCAGCATGCCTCCCAGTACACGGGGCTGGCCCGCCTGCACCGCCTCATGTTCATCGCTGACCACTGTCCGTCGCTCAGGGTGGAGGGGCTGCGCATGGCCTTGAACTACGTCATGACCACCTACAACACCAACCTCTACGGCATCATCCACCGCAAGCTGCAGGAGGCAGTGTCATC CAGCAGCAGTTTACCGGATGCGGTGGCGGGGTCAGTGCACAATGTGCCCCCACTGGACGTGCCCTGGATGGAAACCACTGCCAAGAAAGCCGCCTTCAAGCTGGAGAAACTGGATACTGACCTGAAGAACTACAAGAGCAACTCCATCAAGGAAAGCATAAg ACGAGGACATGATGACCTAGGCGACCATTACTTAGACTGCGGTGACCTTACTAACGCCCTCAAGTGTTATTCCCGTGCCCGCGACTACTGTACTAACCCCAAGCACGTAGTCAACATGTGTCTAAATGTGATAAAG GTTAGCGTGTATTTACAAAATTGGTCTCATGTGCTGAGCTATGTCAACAAAGCGGAAGCCACTCCAGACTCAGAG AGTACGACGAAGGAAGCCAACCTAACGGTGCAAAGTCGGTTGAAATGTGCGGCAGGGTTGGCGGACCTGGCCACACGCAAGTACAAGTCTGCTGCCAAACACTTCCTGCAAGCAAACTTTGACCACTGTGATTTCCCTGAG CTTCTCTCCCCTTCCAACGTTGCAACCTACGGTGCTTTGTGTGCTCTGGCCTCCTTCGACAGGCAGGAGTTGCAACACAACGTTATAGGTAGCAG ttCCTTTAAACAGTTCCTTGAGCTAGAGCCCCAGTTGCGAGACATCCTGCACAACTTCTATGAGTCTAAGTACGCTAAATGCCTGAAGCTGCTGGGCGACATCAAGGACAACCTGCTGCTCGACCTCTACCTGGCCCCACATGTGTCCCCCCTCTACACACAGATCAGGAACAGAGCCCTGTGTCAG TACTTCAGCCCCTACCTATCAGCAGACATGCGCAAGATGGCGTCAGCGTTCAACACGTCGGTCGGGGCTCTGGAGGATGAACTGATGCAGCTGATACTGGAGGGGCAGATCAACGCTCGCATTGACTCACACAACAAG ATTCTCTACGCCAAAGATATAGACCAGAGAAGTAGCACCTTTGAAAAATCCCTGACTGTTGGTAGAGATTATCAACGTAGAACAAAG GCTCTGATTCTGAGGGCAGCGGTGTTGAAAAACCAGATTCATGTCAAG